A single Bacillus sp. OxB-1 DNA region contains:
- a CDS encoding PH domain-containing protein — protein MLKKFASDALGLSDIGKIIGPEDYDKTDADDYIRHEDNEKIYFLIKTKADEYCFTNIAFIHVDGESAISSKRVLKRYPYSQYQITDVLLETAGKVDLDVEIKFTLGNQSYSIDVDKKQLEKLNDLYKALVYISEKAHDNNILYEMATQSLDKAAHVLHNSRPSDIQMADQYKQLTEFGFTWLTSAHTKYHVKDFGDVFEKYINN, from the coding sequence ATGCTGAAAAAATTTGCTTCGGATGCGTTGGGCTTATCGGATATCGGGAAAATCATTGGCCCGGAAGACTATGATAAAACAGATGCGGATGATTATATCCGACATGAAGATAATGAAAAAATTTATTTTTTGATTAAGACGAAAGCGGATGAGTATTGCTTTACGAATATCGCATTCATTCACGTCGATGGGGAAAGTGCGATTTCTTCGAAGCGCGTGCTGAAACGCTACCCTTATTCGCAATACCAAATTACGGATGTCCTGTTGGAAACGGCGGGCAAAGTGGATCTGGATGTTGAAATCAAGTTCACGTTGGGCAATCAATCATACAGTATTGATGTCGATAAAAAGCAACTTGAAAAATTGAATGATCTATACAAAGCATTAGTGTATATTTCTGAAAAAGCCCATGACAACAATATCCTTTATGAGATGGCGACGCAAAGTCTTGATAAGGCGGCTCACGTGCTGCACAATTCTAGACCGTCCGACATCCAAATGGCTGATCAGTATAAGCAATTAACCGAATTTGGTTTTACTTGGCTCACGTCGGCCCACACGAAATACCATGTGAAAGATTTCGGCGATGTGTTTGAAAAGTATATTAACAATTAA
- a CDS encoding YitT family protein, protein MPKTQQKAPIWKAFARGAWVMVGAFIAAYGLESILIPNQVSDGGVTGLSIVGSQLFGLPLGLLIAILNIPFVILGYKQIGKRFAIYSILGIATLAVSTSLMHRVPTIIQGDTLLVTVVGGIILGMGMGIALRNGGALDGIDMLAVLLSRRMPFGTSDLILFLNVFVFAIVSIVFGLQGAFLSAIAYYIATKVIAVVEEGLSGSKTYKIITSQPEEMVETIRDRLGRSATYKIVQGGYSNEQFKEITCIINRLEDSKMKEIILDIDPSAFVTVYEVAEVRGGSFSKRNIH, encoded by the coding sequence ATGCCAAAAACTCAACAAAAAGCACCTATTTGGAAAGCATTTGCGCGCGGCGCTTGGGTGATGGTCGGCGCATTCATCGCAGCTTACGGATTAGAATCGATCCTCATTCCAAACCAAGTATCCGACGGAGGCGTAACAGGCCTAAGTATCGTCGGATCACAATTATTCGGTTTACCGTTAGGCCTCCTCATCGCGATTTTAAATATTCCATTTGTCATTTTAGGCTACAAACAAATCGGAAAAAGATTTGCCATTTACTCCATTCTGGGGATTGCAACGCTGGCGGTCAGCACGAGTTTAATGCATCGCGTGCCGACGATTATCCAGGGAGATACGCTATTGGTCACCGTTGTCGGTGGAATTATCCTCGGTATGGGAATGGGGATCGCTTTGCGTAATGGGGGTGCACTTGACGGGATTGATATGTTGGCTGTCTTGCTTTCCCGGCGGATGCCGTTCGGGACAAGTGACTTAATCCTATTTTTGAACGTTTTCGTTTTCGCCATCGTTTCGATCGTTTTCGGTCTTCAGGGAGCTTTCTTATCCGCGATCGCCTACTACATCGCCACCAAAGTGATCGCAGTTGTAGAAGAAGGGTTGAGCGGTTCCAAGACTTATAAAATCATCACTAGCCAGCCCGAAGAAATGGTGGAAACGATCCGTGACCGTCTAGGCCGGAGTGCGACATACAAGATTGTGCAAGGCGGGTATTCCAATGAACAATTCAAGGAAATTACGTGCATTATCAACCGACTCGAAGATAGCAAGATGAAGGAAATCATCCTCGATATCGACCCGTCAGCGTTTGTCACTGTTTATGAAGTCGCTGAAGTAAGAGGCGGAAGTTTCAGTAAGCGGAACATCCATTAA
- a CDS encoding MBL fold metallo-hydrolase — MIHKIIIPTPFPVGDVNSFLLKGDALSLIDAGPRTPEAYEAIQHGIKEAGYTLDEIEQVILTHHHPDHAGWIDAFDHAKVLGHAYNHPYLTRDEAFLKHHDEFYYDRMVEEGVPDDYLVAAKKMRGTLRYVGERPLDILLKEGDELPGHHGWTVLETLGHAQSHIALWEEETGKLIGGDLVLEKVSSNPIIEPPLDPKEGRPRSLLQYNQSLKRLLDLPIEVIYSGHGNEVRGVHDLIKTRFAKQHERAMNVWSMLSGGPRTVFELTRELFPTVYQKELGLTLSETIGQTDYLLEQGLIREYMDENGLLQYEQA, encoded by the coding sequence ATGATCCATAAAATTATAATTCCGACCCCCTTTCCGGTCGGTGACGTGAATTCTTTTCTATTGAAAGGGGATGCCCTTTCACTGATTGACGCCGGCCCGAGAACACCGGAAGCTTACGAAGCGATCCAGCATGGCATCAAGGAAGCCGGCTATACACTCGATGAAATCGAGCAGGTCATATTGACGCATCACCATCCGGACCATGCCGGATGGATCGACGCGTTCGATCATGCCAAGGTGCTGGGTCATGCTTATAATCATCCCTATTTGACGCGGGATGAGGCGTTCTTGAAGCATCACGATGAATTTTATTATGATCGGATGGTGGAAGAAGGGGTGCCCGATGACTATTTGGTTGCAGCTAAGAAGATGAGGGGGACGCTTCGCTACGTTGGCGAACGTCCGCTAGATATATTGCTGAAAGAGGGCGATGAACTTCCGGGACATCACGGATGGACCGTTTTGGAAACATTAGGTCACGCCCAAAGCCATATCGCGTTATGGGAAGAGGAAACAGGCAAGCTGATCGGGGGAGACCTCGTACTGGAAAAAGTGTCTTCCAATCCGATCATTGAGCCGCCGCTTGATCCGAAAGAGGGGCGTCCCCGTTCCTTGCTGCAATATAATCAGTCCTTGAAGCGCTTGCTCGATCTGCCGATTGAAGTGATTTATTCGGGGCATGGCAATGAAGTGAGGGGTGTCCATGACTTGATCAAAACCCGCTTTGCGAAGCAGCATGAACGGGCGATGAACGTATGGTCTATGTTGAGCGGAGGGCCCCGGACCGTTTTCGAGTTAACGCGCGAGTTATTCCCGACAGTCTATCAAAAAGAGTTAGGATTGACATTATCCGAAACGATCGGCCAAACCGATTACTTGCTGGAGCAGGGATTGATACGCGAATATATGGATGAAAATGGACTTCTCCAATATGAGCAGGCGTAA
- a CDS encoding DNA polymerase IV: MATDGNPRGKGGPRVILHLDMNSFFASVEQAHDPSLKGIPMAVAGSPKERRGILVTCSYEARALGIYTTMTVGEAKRICPTLVIVPPDFEKYRTASAAVFAILRSYTDLVEPVSIDEAYIDITDIGGLTDAVSIAANMQQRILGELDLPCSIGIAPNKFLAKTASDMKKPLGITILRKREIADVLWPLPVIEMHGIGKSTEKKLHELGIRTIGDLAACEELLLKQSLGKNGLRLRKRANGIDSRPVDPEAAEDRKSVGSSTTLAIDETDLAACLQTFRWLAEKVANRLAKSELTGSVVMIQIRTADWRNHSRSRSLVNPIYQADDIYAEAADLFQKNWSGDPVRLLGITVSNVIPIQELHEQLSIYNFEEHSKDVEMNELVARLEKKFGDGTVKRGTR, from the coding sequence ATGGCAACAGACGGCAATCCACGCGGAAAGGGAGGGCCCCGTGTCATCCTGCATTTGGATATGAACAGCTTTTTTGCATCGGTCGAGCAAGCTCATGATCCATCGCTAAAGGGCATTCCGATGGCCGTTGCGGGTAGTCCGAAGGAGCGGCGCGGCATTTTGGTGACGTGTTCCTATGAGGCGCGGGCACTCGGCATCTATACGACGATGACCGTCGGCGAGGCCAAACGCATTTGTCCGACGCTCGTCATTGTCCCGCCCGATTTCGAGAAGTACCGGACGGCTTCCGCTGCTGTCTTTGCCATCTTGCGCTCTTACACGGATCTCGTCGAACCCGTCTCCATCGATGAAGCGTATATCGATATTACGGACATCGGGGGCTTGACGGACGCTGTGTCGATCGCTGCGAATATGCAGCAGCGGATTCTGGGAGAGTTGGATCTGCCCTGCTCCATCGGCATCGCTCCGAATAAATTCCTAGCCAAAACGGCCTCGGATATGAAGAAACCGCTAGGCATCACGATTTTACGTAAACGGGAAATCGCGGATGTTCTATGGCCATTGCCCGTTATTGAAATGCACGGAATCGGGAAGAGTACGGAAAAGAAACTGCATGAACTCGGAATCCGGACAATCGGTGATTTGGCCGCTTGTGAGGAACTGCTGCTCAAGCAATCGCTGGGGAAAAATGGGCTGCGCCTGCGAAAGCGGGCCAATGGCATCGATTCCCGGCCGGTCGATCCGGAAGCGGCGGAAGACCGGAAAAGCGTCGGGAGTTCCACGACGTTGGCGATTGACGAAACCGACTTGGCCGCCTGTCTTCAGACATTCCGCTGGCTGGCGGAAAAAGTGGCAAACCGGCTGGCCAAATCGGAGCTCACCGGATCGGTCGTCATGATCCAGATTCGGACAGCGGATTGGCGGAACCATTCGAGGAGCCGCTCGCTCGTCAACCCAATTTATCAAGCCGATGACATCTATGCAGAGGCGGCGGATTTATTCCAAAAAAATTGGAGTGGGGATCCTGTGCGCCTGCTTGGCATTACGGTTTCGAACGTCATCCCAATCCAAGAGCTGCATGAGCAGTTATCGATCTATAATTTTGAAGAACATTCGAAGGACGTGGAAATGAATGAATTGGTCGCGCGGCTGGAAAAGAAATTCGGTGACGGCACTGTCAAGCGGGGCACGCGATGA
- a CDS encoding chemotaxis protein CheW: MAELKVVIVQCGNEEYALPVDSVVSIERLEQVNPIPHLPDYMLGLMRIRGELVPILDFEQILYGRSAKGEPDARVVVVQTTKLFIGLLVLDAKEIIDIPENTLTDTSLMAYSRTPYFKTVANLEDRMVTVVDPEVLSETLAGMDEIGAYVEAQAAK, encoded by the coding sequence ATGGCTGAATTAAAAGTGGTCATCGTCCAGTGTGGGAATGAGGAATATGCCTTGCCTGTCGACTCGGTCGTTTCCATCGAACGGTTGGAACAAGTGAACCCGATTCCCCATCTGCCCGACTATATGCTCGGGTTGATGCGGATTCGTGGGGAGTTGGTGCCGATTCTCGATTTTGAACAAATCCTCTATGGAAGAAGTGCAAAAGGGGAGCCGGATGCCCGTGTTGTCGTCGTTCAGACGACCAAGCTATTCATCGGCTTGCTCGTCCTGGATGCGAAGGAAATTATCGACATCCCGGAAAACACTTTGACAGACACCAGCCTGATGGCATATTCCAGGACTCCTTATTTCAAGACGGTCGCCAATTTAGAGGATCGGATGGTGACGGTCGTCGATCCGGAAGTGCTGTCCGAAACACTTGCCGGGATGGATGAAATCGGAGCCTATGTAGAAGCGCAAGCAGCAAAATAA
- a CDS encoding acyl-CoA carboxylase subunit beta — translation MDIYDKINELYDKKREIELGGGDDRIAKQHEKGKLTARERIDLLLDEGTFVELNPFVTHRTRDFGMDTQVGPGDGVVTGYGKIEGRPVYLFSQDFTVFGGALGEMHAMKIANVMDLAAKNGAPFIGLNDSGGARIQEGVVSLDGYGEIFYRNAIFSGVIPQISVILGPCAGGAVYSPAITDFVFMTDETSQMFITGPKVIETVTGEKITSEDLGGSKVHNAISGNAHFRGKDEETVLSDVRRLLSYLPQSNTEKPPVVPYDGADDYRPDLTDIVPYETIRPYDVRKVIEQVVDAESFMEVQPEFAKNAVVGLARMKGESVGLICNQPRVMAGGLDIDSSDKIARFIRFCDSFNIPLITFEDVTGFFPGIKQEHGGIIRHGAKILYAYSEATVPKMTVILRKAFGGAYVALNSKSIGADVVYAWPNAEIAVMGAEGAANIIFARDIANSDNPEETRAEKIEEYRTKFSNPYVAASHGMVDDVIDPRETRIKLLQALDMMRNKQETRPKKKHGNIPL, via the coding sequence ATGGATATTTACGATAAAATTAATGAATTGTATGATAAAAAGCGGGAAATTGAATTGGGCGGCGGCGATGACCGCATCGCCAAACAGCATGAAAAAGGCAAGCTGACGGCACGCGAGCGGATCGACCTATTGCTCGATGAAGGCACATTTGTGGAGTTGAATCCATTCGTCACGCACCGCACCCGGGATTTCGGGATGGATACCCAAGTCGGTCCAGGGGATGGCGTCGTGACGGGATATGGAAAAATCGAAGGGAGACCGGTTTATTTATTCTCCCAAGATTTCACAGTCTTTGGCGGGGCGCTTGGTGAGATGCATGCGATGAAAATCGCCAATGTGATGGATTTGGCGGCGAAGAACGGAGCGCCGTTCATCGGTCTGAATGATTCCGGCGGGGCCCGGATCCAAGAAGGGGTCGTCTCGCTGGATGGCTATGGTGAAATTTTCTATCGGAACGCAATCTTTTCAGGTGTCATTCCTCAAATTTCCGTCATTCTGGGACCTTGTGCGGGCGGGGCAGTCTATTCCCCGGCGATCACGGATTTCGTTTTCATGACGGACGAAACGAGCCAAATGTTCATCACGGGGCCGAAAGTCATTGAGACGGTGACTGGCGAGAAAATCACTTCGGAAGATTTAGGTGGATCCAAAGTACATAATGCAATTAGCGGGAATGCCCATTTCCGGGGCAAGGACGAAGAGACGGTCTTGTCGGATGTCCGCCGCCTGTTGTCCTATCTGCCGCAAAGCAATACGGAAAAACCGCCTGTCGTCCCTTATGATGGGGCGGATGATTATCGTCCGGATTTGACGGATATCGTCCCATACGAGACGATTCGTCCGTACGATGTCCGGAAAGTGATTGAACAGGTAGTGGATGCGGAATCCTTTATGGAAGTGCAGCCGGAATTCGCGAAAAATGCGGTTGTCGGCCTTGCCCGGATGAAAGGGGAATCGGTTGGGTTGATTTGCAACCAGCCGAGAGTGATGGCGGGTGGACTCGACATCGATTCATCCGATAAGATTGCACGGTTCATCCGTTTCTGTGATTCGTTCAATATTCCGTTGATCACGTTTGAAGATGTGACCGGTTTCTTCCCGGGCATTAAGCAGGAGCACGGCGGGATCATCCGTCACGGTGCCAAAATCCTGTATGCTTATTCAGAGGCGACCGTTCCGAAAATGACGGTCATCCTACGTAAAGCTTTCGGCGGTGCCTATGTCGCCTTAAATTCGAAGTCGATTGGTGCGGACGTGGTATATGCGTGGCCGAATGCGGAAATCGCCGTGATGGGTGCGGAAGGCGCGGCCAATATCATTTTTGCCCGGGATATCGCGAACAGCGACAATCCGGAAGAGACAAGAGCGGAAAAAATAGAGGAATACCGGACAAAATTCTCGAATCCGTATGTAGCGGCGTCCCATGGAATGGTGGATGATGTCATCGATCCGCGTGAGACGCGTATCAAGTTGCTGCAAGCGCTAGATATGATGCGCAATAAACAGGAGACCCGACCGAAAAAGAAACACGGAAATATTCCGTTGTAA
- the namA gene encoding NADPH dehydrogenase NamA — translation MAKLFEPYTIRGVELKNRIVMSPMCMYSSHQEDGMVEDWHKIHYATRAVGRVGLLIVEATAVLPQGRISAQDLGIWSDDHIEGLAEVVRLAKQHGAKMGIQLAHAGRKATVEGNIYAPSAIAYNEKYKTPLEMTVEEILAAVQAFKDAAIRAKKAGFDVIELHGAHGYLINEFLSPLSNKRTDHYGGSAANRYRFLREIIDAVREGWDGPLFVRVSAHDHVEGGMTPQTYMEMVKWMKEQGVDLIDVSSGAVVSARINIYPGYQVPFAEAIRHGAQIPTGAVGLITTGIQAEEILQSGRADLVFLARELLRNPYWPFAAAKELGVTIPSPEQYERGWRF, via the coding sequence ATGGCAAAGCTTTTTGAACCGTATACAATCCGCGGCGTCGAACTGAAAAACCGGATTGTCATGTCTCCGATGTGCATGTATTCCAGCCATCAGGAGGACGGCATGGTAGAAGATTGGCATAAGATTCATTATGCGACACGGGCAGTCGGACGAGTCGGCCTTCTTATCGTGGAAGCGACGGCGGTACTGCCTCAAGGGCGAATCTCCGCACAAGATCTCGGAATCTGGAGCGACGACCATATTGAAGGGCTCGCCGAAGTAGTTCGGCTAGCAAAACAGCATGGAGCGAAAATGGGTATCCAGCTGGCCCATGCCGGGCGGAAAGCGACAGTGGAAGGGAACATTTATGCGCCATCCGCGATAGCTTACAATGAAAAATATAAAACACCTTTAGAAATGACCGTCGAAGAAATTTTGGCTGCAGTGCAGGCATTCAAAGACGCAGCGATCCGTGCAAAAAAAGCCGGATTCGATGTCATTGAACTGCACGGAGCTCACGGATACCTCATCAATGAATTTCTCTCGCCGCTCTCGAATAAAAGGACAGATCACTACGGCGGCTCGGCTGCAAATCGTTATCGGTTCCTGCGGGAAATCATCGATGCCGTCCGCGAAGGATGGGACGGCCCGTTGTTCGTCCGCGTCTCCGCCCATGATCACGTGGAGGGCGGCATGACTCCGCAGACGTATATGGAAATGGTGAAATGGATGAAGGAACAAGGAGTCGACCTGATCGACGTCAGTTCGGGGGCAGTCGTCTCTGCGAGAATCAATATTTATCCGGGCTATCAAGTCCCCTTCGCAGAAGCGATCCGGCACGGCGCCCAAATTCCGACAGGCGCTGTCGGTCTGATTACGACGGGCATCCAAGCAGAAGAAATCTTGCAAAGCGGTCGCGCGGATCTCGTCTTCCTTGCACGCGAATTATTGCGCAACCCGTATTGGCCATTTGCCGCCGCCAAAGAACTCGGCGTCACCATTCCATCACCGGAACAATACGAGCGGGGTTGGCGCTTTTAA
- a CDS encoding SDR family NAD(P)-dependent oxidoreductase has protein sequence MSRRKTILITGATSGVGFALTKQLLAVGHQVTATGRSKDVLWELQNDGAHAIPADLAEIGEAERLVERIDTPDVAIFSAGLGLFGPAHEMPDDAIDNMLDLNVKAPMLLAKRLMPGMMERGSGQLIFIGSQAGKVATPQSAIYAATKHAILGYANALRMEAAPFGVHITTINPGPIDTPFIDLADSSGNYRKALGKRILSVETVTNAVLQAIERPVREVNLPGYMGITSKLYAVAPAFVERVGRKFFHLKGDS, from the coding sequence ATGAGCAGGCGTAAAACGATCCTCATTACCGGCGCGACGAGCGGCGTCGGATTCGCTTTGACGAAACAGCTATTGGCGGTAGGGCACCAAGTGACGGCGACCGGGCGATCGAAAGACGTCCTGTGGGAGCTGCAAAATGATGGAGCCCATGCCATTCCGGCGGATTTGGCGGAAATCGGGGAAGCGGAACGCCTGGTAGAACGGATCGACACTCCGGATGTCGCCATTTTCTCAGCGGGGCTCGGCTTGTTCGGTCCAGCGCATGAGATGCCGGATGACGCGATTGACAACATGCTCGATTTGAACGTCAAGGCACCGATGTTGCTTGCCAAGCGCCTCATGCCCGGCATGATGGAGCGGGGGAGTGGGCAGCTGATCTTCATCGGATCTCAGGCGGGGAAGGTCGCTACGCCGCAAAGCGCAATTTATGCCGCGACGAAACATGCGATTCTCGGCTACGCCAACGCGCTGCGGATGGAAGCGGCCCCGTTCGGCGTACATATCACGACGATCAACCCCGGGCCGATCGATACACCGTTCATCGACCTAGCCGACTCGTCGGGGAATTACCGGAAAGCGCTAGGCAAGCGGATCCTATCTGTTGAAACAGTGACGAACGCCGTCCTTCAGGCGATCGAGCGCCCGGTCAGGGAAGTTAATCTGCCTGGGTATATGGGAATCACAAGCAAATTATATGCGGTGGCGCCTGCGTTTGTGGAACGGGTGGGCCGCAAGTTTTTTCATTTGAAAGGGGATTCGTAA
- the proC gene encoding pyrroline-5-carboxylate reductase, whose protein sequence is MRFRPDYKDGDAFFIAKKGQYVLVRNERMKKMETIVFIGAGSMAEAIIAGIVEQGALKPEQVFVTNKSDYARLEELQAKYGVSILDEEKEALTKADLIVMATKPKDIHKAMAETAPYLKEEAAVLSVIAGVSLQTLEDGFGARPIARSMPNTSATIGKSASGVAWNAAVDSSMKQHVLGLLESIGIVKEFEEDDLHTVTALSGSGPAYVYYLVEAMEEAAIDKGLSKDVARELIIQTLEGAAAMLKQTKTEPAELRKNITSPGGTTEAGLKALEIRLFKQAIGDCINEAESRSRELGALS, encoded by the coding sequence ATGCGTTTTCGTCCTGATTATAAGGACGGGGACGCATTTTTTATTGCCAAAAAAGGGCAATATGTTTTGGTACGGAATGAAAGGATGAAGAAAATGGAAACGATCGTATTCATAGGAGCGGGATCCATGGCGGAAGCCATTATCGCCGGAATTGTAGAACAAGGGGCATTGAAACCGGAGCAAGTATTCGTGACGAATAAATCCGATTATGCGCGGCTCGAAGAGTTGCAAGCCAAGTACGGGGTTTCTATCTTGGATGAAGAGAAAGAAGCGCTCACAAAAGCCGATCTGATTGTCATGGCTACGAAACCGAAAGACATCCACAAAGCGATGGCTGAAACCGCACCTTATTTGAAGGAGGAGGCGGCTGTCTTATCGGTCATCGCCGGCGTTTCCCTACAGACGCTCGAAGACGGTTTCGGAGCTCGGCCGATTGCACGGTCGATGCCGAACACCTCTGCTACGATCGGCAAATCGGCGAGTGGCGTGGCATGGAATGCGGCAGTCGACTCCTCGATGAAACAACATGTTCTCGGTTTGCTGGAATCGATCGGGATTGTCAAAGAGTTCGAGGAAGATGACCTGCATACGGTTACCGCCCTATCCGGCAGCGGTCCTGCCTATGTTTATTATTTAGTGGAGGCGATGGAAGAAGCCGCGATTGACAAAGGACTTTCCAAAGACGTGGCCCGCGAGCTCATCATCCAGACATTGGAAGGTGCCGCAGCCATGCTGAAGCAGACGAAAACAGAACCTGCCGAGTTACGGAAAAACATCACCAGTCCGGGAGGCACAACAGAGGCCGGATTGAAAGCCCTTGAAATCCGGCTCTTCAAACAAGCGATCGGCGACTGCATCAACGAGGCAGAGTCCCGCTCCCGTGAATTGGGCGCCCTATCCTAA
- the rnz gene encoding ribonuclease Z: MELQFLGTGAGMPSKQRNTSAVLLNLSAEGEGYWLFDCGEATQHQILHTTLKPRKISKIFITHLHGDHIFGLPGLLGSRSFLGGDEPLELYGPQGIKEWVEMSLRISKTHLTYELRIHEIEVGIVFETSDFRVTAGSLQHVIPCFGYRIEQQPLPGKLLMEKIAEAGIPKGPWLKQLKDGKDITLPDGRFVRSRDVTGEPQPGFTVAIVGDTRYCANAVELAENADALVHEATFDMETGKLAKEYGHSTIGDAARTAQEANAGTLIATHISARFMSGDLVKLREQGQAIHPKLYIAEDFSRFEWKQGEVLPVREQG, from the coding sequence TTGGAACTTCAATTTTTAGGAACGGGAGCAGGCATGCCTTCCAAGCAGCGCAACACGTCGGCGGTCCTCTTGAATCTTTCGGCGGAAGGGGAAGGGTACTGGCTGTTTGATTGCGGAGAGGCGACACAGCATCAAATTCTACATACGACGTTAAAGCCGCGGAAAATCAGTAAAATCTTCATCACTCATCTGCATGGGGACCATATTTTCGGCTTGCCTGGCTTGCTCGGGTCCCGTTCCTTTCTTGGAGGGGATGAGCCGCTCGAACTTTACGGGCCGCAGGGGATTAAAGAGTGGGTCGAGATGAGTCTCCGCATTTCCAAAACCCATTTGACCTATGAACTCCGGATCCATGAAATAGAGGTAGGAATCGTTTTCGAAACGTCTGATTTCCGGGTCACGGCAGGTTCGCTTCAGCATGTCATCCCGTGCTTCGGATACCGGATTGAGCAACAACCGCTGCCGGGCAAGTTATTGATGGAAAAGATTGCGGAAGCGGGGATTCCGAAAGGGCCGTGGCTGAAGCAACTGAAGGATGGGAAAGATATAACGCTGCCGGACGGGCGCTTTGTCCGCAGTCGGGACGTGACGGGCGAACCGCAGCCCGGGTTCACTGTAGCGATAGTAGGTGACACCCGGTACTGCGCAAACGCGGTCGAGCTTGCGGAAAATGCGGATGCACTCGTGCATGAAGCGACGTTTGACATGGAAACGGGGAAGTTGGCCAAGGAATACGGCCATTCCACGATCGGCGATGCGGCAAGAACAGCGCAAGAGGCAAATGCGGGGACATTGATCGCCACTCATATTAGCGCCCGTTTCATGTCGGGCGATCTTGTTAAATTAAGGGAGCAGGGGCAGGCCATTCATCCGAAGTTGTATATTGCGGAAGATTTTTCGAGGTTTGAATGGAAGCAGGGCGAGGTGCTGCCGGTTAGGGAACAGGGGTAG
- a CDS encoding M20/M25/M40 family metallo-hydrolase yields the protein MNRQRLLDEFFELVQIDSETGDERFIADHLIVKMEALGFEVIEDDSAGRTGHGAGNLIATLKGTAEGADPIYFTCHMDTVVPGQGIKPVLRDDGYIYSDGSTILGADDKAGIAALFEMARTLKESGKPHGDIQFIITAGEESGLVGAKAMDPSLLKAKYGFAVDSDGKVGGIVIAAPYQAKLWTTIHGKTAHAGVAPEKGVSAINIAAKAISAMSLGRIDEETTANIGRFEGGKATNIVCDKVHILAEARSIDQQKLDSQTEHMVRVFERTAALMGGKAETEVQVMYPGFRFGEDAEVVQTAMTAIRAIGRTPELMVSGGGSDGNIFNGAGVPTVTLSVGYEEIHTKNERMPVEELNKLAELLIEIVEVVATNRKE from the coding sequence CTGAATAGACAACGACTGCTCGATGAGTTTTTCGAACTTGTTCAGATTGATTCCGAAACCGGGGATGAACGGTTCATTGCGGATCATTTGATCGTCAAAATGGAAGCACTTGGATTCGAAGTGATCGAAGATGATTCAGCCGGGCGGACCGGACATGGTGCAGGAAATCTGATTGCGACGTTGAAAGGAACGGCGGAAGGGGCCGATCCGATCTACTTCACTTGCCATATGGACACGGTCGTGCCTGGACAAGGCATCAAGCCGGTGCTGCGGGATGACGGCTATATCTATTCGGATGGTTCAACCATTCTCGGTGCCGATGATAAGGCGGGGATCGCCGCTTTGTTCGAAATGGCGAGAACGTTGAAAGAAAGCGGAAAACCGCACGGCGATATTCAATTCATCATCACGGCCGGGGAAGAGAGCGGCTTGGTCGGTGCGAAGGCGATGGATCCTTCATTGCTGAAAGCGAAATACGGTTTTGCCGTCGACAGTGACGGGAAAGTCGGTGGAATCGTCATCGCGGCTCCTTATCAGGCGAAGCTTTGGACGACCATCCACGGGAAAACCGCCCATGCCGGTGTAGCACCGGAAAAAGGGGTCTCGGCCATCAACATTGCGGCCAAGGCGATTTCCGCCATGTCGCTTGGCCGGATCGACGAAGAGACGACGGCGAACATTGGACGGTTTGAGGGCGGTAAAGCGACGAATATCGTTTGTGATAAAGTTCATATCCTCGCCGAAGCACGTTCCATCGATCAGCAGAAGCTGGATAGCCAGACGGAGCACATGGTGCGGGTGTTTGAACGGACCGCGGCGTTGATGGGTGGAAAAGCGGAAACGGAAGTTCAGGTCATGTACCCGGGATTCCGTTTTGGAGAAGACGCGGAAGTCGTTCAGACGGCGATGACAGCGATTCGCGCGATTGGACGTACACCGGAGCTGATGGTGAGCGGAGGCGGGAGCGATGGCAATATTTTTAACGGTGCCGGCGTCCCGACCGTGACTTTATCGGTAGGCTATGAGGAGATCCATACGAAAAACGAACGGATGCCCGTAGAGGAATTAAATAAACTGGCGGAACTGTTGATTGAAATCGTAGAAGTTGTCGCAACAAATCGAAAGGAGTGA